From the Erythrolamprus reginae isolate rEryReg1 chromosome Z, rEryReg1.hap1, whole genome shotgun sequence genome, one window contains:
- the NEDD8 gene encoding ubiquitin-like protein NEDD8, which yields MLIKVKTLTGKEIEIDIEPTDKVERIKERVEEKEGIPPQQQRLIYSGKQMNDEKTAADYKIQGGSVLHLVLALRGGLR from the exons ATGCTGATCAAAGTGAAG ACACTGACCGGGAAAGAGATAGAGATTGATATCGAACCAACTGACAAG gtggaaagaataaaagagcggGTGGAAGAAAAGGAAGGCATCCCACCTCAACAGCAGCGACTCATCTACAGCGGCAAGCAGAT gaacgatgagaaaacggCCGCCGACTACAAGATCCAAGGCGGCTCCGTCCTTCACTTGGTCCTAGCCCTGCGTGGAGGTCTGCGATGA